Genomic segment of Drosophila ananassae strain 14024-0371.13 chromosome 2L, ASM1763931v2, whole genome shotgun sequence:
aatattaatagcaTACAAAGTATATGtcgctatatatatataaagagcAAACTTCGCACTATCGTTTTGCTAGCAAGAAATTAGCTTTTCCTCctctttatctttttttttttttcttgatttttatttttttgtttaaattttgtatttggTGTTGAAAATAAGGTACCCTGTATATTTTAGTATGTTACAATACACGCTTTTATAGTTataggaaggagaaagagatctTGGAGTAGTTAAAATTGTCTCGCTCTAAGAAAcagagaataagaaaatatgtatatcaattttttcgttttttccacaacttcaaaaaattcagtcacaaataaagttccGAAGCATACACACGGTGTTCTGATTTTGTCGCTTCGAATTCTGCCGCTCAaaaggttatgggcccaggcACTGGAGAATTCAAGTTATTTGGTGTGTGACTCGTTATTAAGAACAATGAGTACTCTTTATAAAATTGATAAGTTAGAGGAGACGAACTATTATATATGGAAAATACAGATGCGATCTGTATTGGTGCATTTCGGTTTGTGGAGTGTTACGTCTGGAGAGCTAACTGAAACGAATGTTCCAGAAGGACAAAAGTTTGCTGCCTTAGACAGTAAGGCGTTGGCAACAATAACATTGAGTGTAAAGTCATCTCAATTGGCCTACATTAATAATTGTTTGACGGCTGTGGAGGCATGGACCAAGTTGAAGGAGGTTTATCAACCTCCGATGTGAGGTGTCGATGTGAGGGTGAGGGAGATCACCGCATGGCAACAAGAAATGTAGTGAATCGCCAAAGCAGCCTGCTGCACGCTTGTGACGTCAACAACATTGACAATTCAACATGGTGCTTGAAGCCATATGTAACAAGCCATAGTGTGGCGCAAGAGAGCTATTCACAAAGTTTGAGAAGCACACTGAACAGATTGGACTGGCCAATGCTGGTTTCCTTCAAGCAGAAGGTATAGGTGACGTCAAGATACAGACAGGCCAGTGCATGTTGACactaaaaaatgttctttacGTTCTGAAGATCACCGGAAATTTCTATTCCGTGAGCAGTTGTGTCCAGAACAGGTGCAAGGTGACCTTTGACATAGAGAATGCTAAGGTGATGCAAGATGGAGAATGCATAGTGAAAGCCAAAAAGGAGAGGGAGCCAAAAACGAGATGCTACCCAAATTCATCGAGTTCAAGAACCTGGTGAACCTGGCAGACAGGAAGAAGACTTAAATGCCTGCCAAGTGATAATGGCGgagaatttttcaataaacACGAATGTTGGACGAATGTCTGAGGCAACATGGAATCGACAGACAGCTAACAATAGCGTATACTCCCCAACAAAATGGAGTAGCGGAACGGACAAATCGTATGCTAGTGGAGATGTCAAGATGCCTTCTGGTCCAGGCGGGACTGGGAGATTTGGGGCAGAAGCTGTCAACATTTCGGTTTATCAGCGAAACCGCTCCCCTACCAGTGCATTAGAGAGTATGACTCCTATGGAAGCGTGAACGGGTAAGAGACCTTACGTAAAACACCTAAAGGTTATTGGATCTCTTGCACTTGCTCTGGCCAAGGGTCCGAGGAAGGGCAGCATTTCAACCTAAGGGGAAAGAGTACATTATAGTTGGGTACTCTGTGGCAGCAAAAGTTTATCGACTATATGACCCATCAACTCGACAATTGGTCGAAAAACGGGATGTGTTATTTGATGAACATCATGACGTGGCATCCAAGGGTGATGCTGTGACGATCAAATTGGaggaactggaggaggccCGCCAGCAGTAGGCACCCGGAGTTGCAGAAATCGTTTCTAACTTATCCATCGAAGCCGGCAGCTCCGATGAGGGCACAGATAAGTACGAGAGTGCCGAAGAAAAAGGTGAGCATGTCGTGGAGGAGACACGCAGAGGCCCCGGTCATCCTAAAATCATCAGGACTGGAAAACCTGGACGCCCAAAGAAGCAGTACAATATTCTAGGCGCCCTTGTCTCGGAAAACGTTCCATGATTCTCTGGATGCCAACCAGACTTGGTAAATCACTGATTTACCCAAAAATCAGCGAGAAATTGGATGCAAGTGGGTGTTCAACGTGAAGCGTGATAAAGATGGCCAAATAGAACGTTTCAAGGCTCGACTGGTAGCAAAAGGATGCTCCCAGCAGTTTGGCGTCAATTACCAAGAAATATTTTCGCCGGTATACCGATTGGAGAGTGTGCGCTTTATTATAGCACTGGCGGCGGAGCTCAAGCTACATCTTTATCAAATGGATGTATGCACCGCGTATCTCAACAGCGATCTGAGTAAGACGGTCTACATGAAGCAGCTGGAAGGGTACTCAGATGAAACAAATCCTGACAAGGTATTGCTTCTGACAAAAGCAATATATGGCTTGAAGAAATCAGGAAGGGGCTGGTACGAGAAGCTAAATGGCGTGTTGGTTAATATGGGAATATGGCCTGTGATAACAAGCCATGTTTGTACAAACATTGTGGGGAAGGTTATCACGATCATTCGAGTGCGTTGGCAAGGGTCAGCTTAACCATTTCCTGGGCATGGAAATCAAACAAGACAGCGATCTTGGAGCAATACCTTGGGACATACGCAATATATCCAGGACTTATTACATACCCTTGGGAGGGATTTTTGCAAGTTGGCGAAGACCCCTATGGATGCTGGTTTTGCAGCATCAAATAGATTGAATATGCAAATAGAATAGATATGCAAATAGATTGCACAAGCCCCCAATGCAAAAAGGTGAATCCTACTTCAGTCCGTAGTAGGAGAGCTTATGTGGCTAGCTCTTACAACAAGGCCACCCATATTGCATTCGGTGCCACCCAAATTGGCACAACGGAATCAAAGCCCGCATGCTGAACACATCTAAATAAAGCAGATCTTTAGATATCTCTCATCTACGATTGACATGAAACTACACTACCGGCAATGTGGTCAATCGTTCTGTGGATACGTGGACGCGGATTGGGCAGGGTATAGGCTTGACAGGAAGTCCTATACTGGTTACATCTACCTGTTAGCAGGTGGTCCGATTTTTTGGCGTTCGGAAAAGCAGCGAAGTGTGGCGTTAAGCAGTACCGAGGCGGAGTACATGGCACTATCGACGGCATTTAAGGAGGCGATAATCATGTAAAGGCTAAATATGGAGATAGGTTGCGGAGACAACAACACCCCGATTGTCATTTATGGGGATAATCTAGTGCGCAGGGGCTAACCAAGAATCCCTTTCATCATCCCAGAACAAAGCAGATTGAAATACGTTATCACTTTATTAGAAAAGTTGTTAAGGAAAGGAAAGTTTTGTTGAAATACAAATGTATAACTGAAATGATAGCagatattttgacaaaaatcttCCTAAAACAAAACACGAAGAGCttacaaaaatgtttaatttgttttgatatatatttatacttgtttattatttgtaaACAAGCTTGCATTGAGAAAGGGTGGAGAAAATAAGGTACCCTGTATATTTTAGTATGTTACAATGCACGCTTTTATAGTTATAGGAAAGAGAAAGAGATCTTAGAGTAGTTATAATTGCTCCGCTTTAAGAAATAGAGATTAAGAAAACATGTATATcaatttttctgttttttcctcaacttcaaaaaattcagtcacaaataaagttccGAAGCATACGGTGTTCTGATTTTGTTCTTTCGAATTCTGCCGCTCAATATTTTGATGCTTTAACTTCGTGAGTAACATAAGAGTCGAAATGCCAAATTGAATACCTTAATCTATTCAAACTAATTTAAAAGACTTGTAGAGATTTAACACCGGGTAATCTCGGTAAATAACTCCCGGATAGGTGGCCCTAGGTTTCTCGTAACTCTCGGCTGGAGGACCTTTCTTTTCCCATCGGGAAACCGACCAGAACGGTACAGACCTAATCCTTTCAAACCTAAACGAAAAAACTAAGATCCAGGGGAAAACGATAGTGTCCCATAAAAAGTTTAAAGTGAAGTGtgtaaaatataattataatttgttCGGTTGGTGCAGACGCTCCAGGAGGTGGATTCTAACTCCGCGTACCTTTGTCTAGGCTCGAGACAACACCGCTACCAAAGGCAGAAAACCTACGCGAATGAGGCAAAGCTTCGGGACTGGATTGGTTTGCGGTCCAAAGGCAACGAAGTCGCGGCGGGATTTCGAGATCCTTGGTGTTATCCCTGGTTCGGATGCAATGAGGTGTACCTCGCCGCAAGAGCACATCGGTGTCGAGAATACTATTTTCATTAAGAATAGTTAGTTTTTATGTTcgatggaaaaaatattattttgttcatATATTTTCAGCCCAGCAGCCAACCCGAAAGCTTTCGACGTTGGACGCAGAGTGAGTTTACATAATTATTGCGTTAAATTTTTTCACAGCGCAGCAGCCAGCCTGAAAGATTTCGACGGTGGACGCAATATGAGAGTGAGTTTACTAAAACCTAAATAATTGTACATTGAAATAACGCTTtcatatatgttatatatttcTATACTCAATCTTCACTTCTTTCCATTTTTACCATTGAAACCCGTTAATGGATAAGAATTCTATATTAATCGAATTCTTTTTGAAAGCCTAGATTCTAAATATTcataccattttttttattccacttatttaaatattaataccattttttacaatttaattttacaattttttgagATCATAGATCTatatgaaatttaatttactCTGGCAATTttataatgtttattttagttgTAATAAACCATTTTATGTTTGattaaaatgttaattttttgaaaaagggtataaaattcatttttaaaagttaaaaaaatatatatttaattccaGTGTTATAATTATTAGTTACCTTAATAACTTTTCAAGCCTTGTAGCGGCACTTTGCTCCGAAAATATTATGAGCACCGCGATGAGTATAATGCAAGCTACGAATCTAAACACATGCATTCTTAAAAACCGGTGGTTAAGCTTATGTGCTAAACaagttttttttctgaaaGGGTAAATGATAtaacttaaataaaaatgtattatataacatatttttacTGGGAATTGTATAAGTTGATTAAGTTAATACAAATGTAAAgttaaaacttttaaaaatcgCTTTTGTATTCTTTTAtaagtatgtatgtacatatgtagaTACATACTAATAAATATTTCGAGTGTTTACATTTTAAGTGACTAAGCACtgaacaacaataacaatattcaattattttattattactttaaGGTAAACGTGTTATTGGAAAGACAACCTtctatgaatttttaatagcaaATCAGAAAATTTGAGCTCACCCGTTATAAGACCCGGGCACTTGACACATGAAAGGTAGAATCGAAACTACTAATATTCAAAACAATCAATGTCGTTAAGTATATAAGTATACTAAACGCTCGGGCATAAAGTAAGAGCGTTTTGTATTAAAGGCAAAACATTTTTATCTGATTATTAACAGTTTAATTGTCAGTTAATTTGTTATGTacttttttaacaataaatatGTCTAAAAtttgtcaaaaataaataaatatgtctATAATAcatctaaaattaaataaaaacatatttaaactGCCAAAGTTGACTGAGTGCATTTAAATCTAAGGTTATTCGATTTAgttgttatttaaaaaatataacgtattaaaaaaacaagaaagctaacatcgggcggagccgaagtttatatacccttgcagttagagagcagcttttaattttttttttttatgtgtacCGAGGAATCTATGGGTGATGGTGCCTTTATCTGTTTTGGTCTTTGGACTAAGGGAATCTAACAATTATGGAGAAAGTGAAATTATGGGTGAAGATGTTTTGCTGTCGGAATGCGTACTTTGCGTCACTTTAGTTTTTTGGTTAAAGAAAACGTATATGTtacatgtatatatataatgtaGCTCAAAGTTGAGTAGTTcacaaaaacattttacaTTGAATGTCCGGGGGGCCGCAAACCTAGTGTCGCGCAGTATATGGTCGTTacatttattatacccttgcagaggctattataattttgatcaaaagttgcaacgcagtgaaggagacatctctgaccctataaagtatatatattattgatcagaatcacctcctgagtctgtccgtctgtctgtcggtttctacgcaaactagtctctcagttttaaaactatcaagttgaaactttgcacacattcttcttttgtttgcaagCAGTATATATGTACTTTGAAACAGCagagatcggtcgactatatcgtatagctgccatataactgattgatcggaaatgccataactttggtgttttttgagctacaatgatgggactttctatggattccattttgggcaattttaTTCCATCTATTAcatatttcataaggatcggccgactatatcttatagctgtcatattactgaacgatcggaaatggcacaactgaaagtgccaaactgttttctaacaagaaaggaaagctaacttcgggcggagccgaagtttatatacccttgcagttcagtcgcagtccgataggtggcgccacgcatctatattattagatatacagcggatcgtatatagtcggccgatccttatgaaatttggcatatcgaattattttgaccaaagaagcatacattgaaaatcccatccttctaacttgaaaaacaacgaagttatgccatttccgatcaatcagttatatggcagctataggatatagtcgaccgatctttatgaaatttggcagatcgtataagttggaccaaattagaatccatagaaagtcccaaccttctaacttgaaaaacaacgaagttatgccatttccgatcaatcagttatatggcagctataggatatagtcgaccgatcccggccgttccgacttatgtactacctgcaaaagaaagaagggtgtgtgcaaagtttcaactcgatagctttaaaactgagagactagtttgcgtagaaacagacagacagacggacagacagacagacggacagacagacagacagacagacggacagacggacagacggacagacggacagacggacagacggacatgcttatatcgactcaggaggtgatcctgatcaagaatatatatactttatagggtcggagatgtctccttcactgcgttgcacacttttgaccaaaattataataccctctgcaagggtataataaatttgatggtgaaatttaCATAGGGATGGGACAACTATGTATATACGATCTGATGTACCTCAGGGAAAGAAGTATATGTGCACATTTTAATTTGCTTGTATTTTCTCTAAAGTTAACGGTACAGTTTTTGTAAGTACGCAGTTTTGTATTCTTATCTTTTATGAACATCTCCTAATTCAACGGTCCTCTTTGGACTTCATTCGTTGTACCGTTTCTAGGAACATGTGCTGAAACTGGTCGGATTTTGATAGGAAACAAGTATATGTGCAAATTGAGATTATTCTGTTATTGATAGCGAGTAAGCTAAGAAGTGtgatctaaaaatattttttagtcaGCGGAACCCAAAGtaaaatatattgtttatccttgtataataaaataattaatattaagttTGATTTTACGGTAAAatacttcctctctttatcttaaagcggacggacgtgttttttttttgtgcacaccgtttttgtaaaatttgcaataagctttctataaacaatcggtgtttatttctttactgatataaaacaaattgcaattttttagatccgtatcgcgtcgcgtgtgcagtgatatatttggaggtaaaataataatttatttcatttactttccaaacatagccctgctctgcttcttcatctcctacggtgttgttgccattcttttgcttctactctcgctcaatagagattcttatctctatttctttaaatcttactaacttgcactaactgctctctttaatctccccttctcgtttccttggtacagtggttcaaggttccttattaataaaatcaaataatatttttaaattaattattaattatacccttgcagagggtattataattttggtcaaaagtgtgcaacgcagtgaaggagacatctccgaccctataaagtatatatattcttgatcaggatcacctcctgagtcgatataagcatgtccgtctgtccgtctgtccgtctgtccgtcggtccgtctgtctgtttctacgcaaactagtctctcagttttaaagctatcgagttgaaactttgcacacacccttctttcctttgcaggcagtatataagtcgaaacggccgggatcggtcgactatatcctatagctgccatataactgattgatcggaaatgccataactttggtgttttttaagttggagggttgagactttccacacatgttatatttgaccgaaatatcttgtgtacaaaatttcataaggatcggccgactatatcctatagctgtcatagaacgatcgaaattggcataactttgttgttttttaagttagaaagatgggatttggtacagattctattttgggaaaaacaatctgatttgtcgaatttcataaggatcggccaactatatcctatagctgtcatataactgattgatcgggaatgctataacttcgttgtttttcaagttagaaggatgggagtttcaatggattcctcttttggcaaaataattcgatatgccaaatttca
This window contains:
- the LOC116654530 gene encoding uncharacterized protein LOC116654530 isoform X4, which gives rise to MCQVPGSYNGKKTCLAHKLNHRFLRMHVFRFVACIILIAVLIIFSEQSAATRLEKLLSILDTDVLLRRGTPHCIRTRDNTKDLEIPPRLRCLWTANQSSPEALPHSRRFSAFGSGVVSSLDKGTRS